One window of the Lepeophtheirus salmonis chromosome 7, UVic_Lsal_1.4, whole genome shotgun sequence genome contains the following:
- the LOC121121742 gene encoding GMP reductase 1, which produces MPRIDSEVALDFKDVLFVPKRNTLKSRADVDLNRTITFRNSGRTYEGVPIIASNMDTVGTFEMAAALAKKGCFTCLHKYCSLEEWQQFAKDFPDAVKYAAVSSGTAERDFERLCEVLNNISELSFICLDVANGYSEHFVDYVERVRKAYPTHTIMAGNVVTGEMVEALILKGADIIKVGIGPGSVCTTRKKTGVGYPQFSAVIECADSAHGLGGHIISDGGCTCPGDVAKALGAGADFVMLGGMLAGHDESGGEVIEENGKKMKLFYGMSSSTAMQKHQGGVAEYRASEGKTVKVAYKGPIETTINDILGGIRSTCTYVGAVKLKELPKRARFVRVTQQLNHIYGSGD; this is translated from the exons ATGCCGCGAATCGACTCGGAAGTCGCTCTAGACTTTAAAGACGTTCTTTTTGTACCTAAGAGGAACACACTTAAGAGCAGAGCTGAT GTGGATTTAAATCGCACAATTACATTCCGGAACTCTGGGCGCACGTATGAAGGAGTTCCCATCATTGCCTCTAATATGGACACCGTGGGCACTTTTGAAATGGCGGCTGCTCTTGCAAAA AAAGGTTGTTTCACATGTCTCCACAAATACTGCTCCCTTGAGGAGTGGCAACAATTTGCTAAGGATTTCCCTGATGCAGTTAAATATGCTGCTGTAAGCTCTGGAACAGCAGAAAGGGATTTTGAGAGACTCTGTGAAGTTCTTAATAACATTTCAGAGTTGAGTTTCATTTGTTTGGACGTGGCCAATGGATATTCTGAGCATTTTGTTGATTATGTTGAAAGGGTACGCAAGGCTTATCCAACTCACACTATCATG GCGGGAAATGTTGTTACAGGTGAAATGGTCGAAGCTCTCATTCTAAAAGGAGCAGACATTATTAAAGTTGGTATTGGACCAGGATCTGTATGTACAACTCGCAAGAAAACTGGTGTTGGTTATCCACAATTCTCTGCAGTTATTGAATGTGCGGATAGTGCTCACGGTTTAGGAGGGCACATTATATCA gATGGAGGATGTACATGTCCAGGGGATGTTGCAAAGGCTCTCGGTGCTGGAGCAGATTTTGTGATGCTTGGAGGGATGTTGGCCGGACACGATGAGTCGGGAGGAGAAGTAATAGAAGAGAATGgcaagaaaatgaaattattttacggAATGTCTTCCTCTACTGCCATGCAGAAGCACCAAGGAGGTGTGGCTGAATATCGTGCCTCGGAAGGCAAAACCGTCAAAGTAGCCTATAAAGGCCCCATTGAAACTACAATTAATGATATACTTGGAGGCATACGCTCAACATGCACATACGTAGGTGCTGTCAAGCTAAAAGAACTCCCTAAGCGTGCAAGATTTGTCAGAGTTACTCAACAGCTTAATCACATCTATGGATCAG gTGATTGA